A genomic stretch from Ficedula albicollis isolate OC2 chromosome 4A, FicAlb1.5, whole genome shotgun sequence includes:
- the HMGB3 gene encoding high mobility group protein B3 yields the protein MAKGDPKKPKGKMSAYAFFVQTCREEHKKKNPEVPVNFAEFSKKCSERWKTMSSKEKAKFDEMAKADKVRYDREMKDYGPAKGGKKKKDPNAPKRPPSGFFLFCSEFRPKIKSTNPGISIGDVAKKLGEMWNNLSDGEKQPYNNKAAKLKEKYEKDVADYKSKGKFDGAKGAATKAARKKVEEEDEEEEEDEEEEDEDDDDE from the exons ATGGCTAAAGGTGATCCGAAGAAGCCCAAGGGCAAGATGTCTGCTTATGCCTTCTTTGTGCAGACGTGCCGTGAGGAACATAAGAAAAAGAACCCAGAGGTTCCAGTGAACTTTGCGGAGTTTTCCAAGAAGTGCTCAGAGAGGTGGAAG acCATGTCAAGCAAGGAAAAGGCTAAATTTGATGAAATGGCAAAGGCTGATAAGGTACGATATGATAGAGAAATGAAGGACTATGGACCAGCTAAGGgtgggaagaagaagaaggacCCCAATGCCCCAAAACGACCACC GTCTggcttcttcctcttctgttcAGAGTTTCGTCCCAAGATCAAGTCCACAAACCCTGGCATATCTATTGGGGATGTAGCAAAAAAATTGGGTGAAATGTGGAACAACCTCAGTGATGGTGAAAAGCAGCCTTACAATAATAAGGCAGCTAAACTGAAGGAGAAGTACGAGAAG GATGTTGCAGACTACAAGTCTAAAGGAAAGTTTGATGGCGCAAAGGGAGCAGCAACCAAAGCTGCTCGGAAAAAGGTAGAGGAAGAAGAcgaagaggaggaggaggatgaagaagaggaggatgaagatgatgatgatgaataA